Proteins encoded by one window of Emticicia oligotrophica DSM 17448:
- a CDS encoding pyridoxamine 5'-phosphate oxidase family protein has translation MREIFLGNDLEEIEKQIWQLLNDSVHSYKAPFHHGIIATINEHFPEQRTVVLRNVILAKKALCFHTDIRSKKIDDLTKNNSVSWLFYNDELKLQLRIYAKAFIHHQDEFSENAWSKARLQSKLCYTTAAKSGNFIEIPELIDLNRKDVSNELLSFARENFCVIETQAHALDFVFLNANGNKRGFFYYRHQFSSWRQI, from the coding sequence ATGCGTGAGATTTTTTTAGGAAACGATTTAGAGGAAATTGAAAAACAAATTTGGCAATTACTTAATGATTCGGTTCATTCATACAAGGCACCATTTCATCATGGAATTATTGCCACAATCAATGAGCACTTTCCAGAACAAAGAACAGTAGTTTTGAGAAATGTAATTTTGGCAAAAAAAGCTTTATGCTTTCACACCGATATTAGGTCAAAAAAAATTGATGACTTAACTAAAAATAATTCCGTAAGCTGGCTTTTCTACAATGATGAATTAAAATTACAGCTAAGGATTTACGCAAAAGCATTTATTCATCATCAAGATGAATTTTCTGAAAATGCTTGGTCTAAAGCTCGCTTACAAAGCAAGTTATGCTATACTACTGCCGCAAAATCGGGGAATTTTATAGAAATTCCCGAATTAATTGATTTAAATAGGAAAGATGTATCTAATGAATTGCTGAGCTTTGCCAGAGAAAACTTCTGTGTAATTGAGACCCAAGCCCATGCATTAGACTTCGTTTTTTTAAATGCCAATGGTAATAAACGAGGATTTTTTTATTATAGACATCAATTTTCAAGTTGGCGACAGATTTAA
- the hisG gene encoding ATP phosphoribosyltransferase: MPNTESILRIALQKSGRLSEDSFRLFKECGIKFESGTGKLKTSSSNFPAEFLFLRDDDIPGYVEDGVADIGIVGENVFVETNRKAEVTYRLGFSKCRLSIAVPRSVEYKGVNDFNGKSIATSYPRILGNYLKEQGVKAEIHEISGSVEIAPSIGLAEGVCDIVSSGSTLLSNGLKEVETIFRSEAILISNKKLPKSKIDTLNKLLFRIKAVQTAQNYKYILLNAPNDKLQDIINLIPGMKSPTIVPLAMEGWSSLHSVLEENQFWENIEAIRGAGAEGILVIPIEKMIY; this comes from the coding sequence ATGCCAAATACAGAGTCAATACTGAGAATTGCCCTCCAAAAATCAGGTAGATTAAGTGAGGATTCGTTTAGATTATTCAAAGAATGTGGGATTAAATTTGAAAGTGGTACTGGAAAATTAAAAACTTCCTCTTCAAACTTTCCTGCTGAATTTTTGTTTCTCAGAGATGATGATATTCCAGGATACGTAGAAGATGGAGTTGCTGACATAGGAATTGTTGGTGAAAACGTATTTGTTGAAACTAATCGTAAGGCTGAGGTAACCTACCGACTTGGATTCTCAAAATGTCGATTGTCTATTGCCGTACCAAGAAGCGTTGAATACAAAGGCGTTAACGATTTCAACGGAAAAAGTATCGCTACATCTTATCCTAGAATATTAGGCAATTATTTGAAGGAACAAGGAGTAAAAGCTGAAATTCATGAAATCAGTGGCTCTGTTGAAATTGCTCCAAGTATTGGTTTAGCAGAAGGTGTATGTGATATTGTTAGTTCGGGGAGTACACTTTTAAGTAATGGTTTGAAAGAGGTTGAAACAATCTTCCGTTCGGAAGCTATTTTGATTTCTAATAAGAAATTACCAAAATCAAAAATTGATACACTCAATAAATTATTGTTTAGAATCAAAGCGGTACAAACGGCTCAGAATTATAAATATATTTTGTTGAATGCACCAAATGATAAGTTGCAAGACATTATCAACTTAATTCCGGGTATGAAAAGCCCAACTATTGTACCTCTAGCAATGGAGGGTTGGAGCTCGCTACATTCTGTTTTAGAAGAAAATCAGTTTTGGGAAAATATAGAAGCAATTCGTGGAGCTGGTGCAGAGGGAATATTGGTAATTCCAATTGAAAAAATGATTTACTAA
- a CDS encoding Tex family protein gives MTPKQIQIIAQTVGVSEKSIQNTINLFEEGATVPFISRYRKEMTGSMDEVQIANTKELYNKFQEADKRREAIIKSIEEQGKMTPELLNKLKNALYLNELEDLYLPYKQKRKTRAIIAIEKGLEPLAKIIFAQKDRNIEAIAEKYLNEQVENVNDALQGARDIMAEWINEDIQARNAVRKLFEREAIITSKVKKGKKEEGIKYQDYYDFSEPLSKIPSHRLLALRRGEEEGILSIDISIEVERGVDALDRIYLRGLPEAKEQVEQAISDSYDRLLKPSIETEFSNISKQRADSEAIKIFATNLRQLLLASPLGQKRVLGIDPGFRTGCKTVCLNEQGDLLFDTVIYPMDKKIEAEAVVKKLILEYRIDAIAIGNGTASRETEAFIKNLIKASNGLLKVAVHVVSEQGASIYSASPIARDEFPNKDVTVRGAISIARRLMDPLAELVKIDPKSIGVGQYQHDVEQKMLKESLDSVVESCVNLVGVELNTASKHLLSYVSGLGPSLAQNIVEYRAKNGAFSSREELKKVPRLGAKAFEQCAGFLRIRGAENPLDNSAVHPETYAIVQKMAKDLGVKVSELIGNEQLKSKIVLKNYVTETVGIPTLNDILSELQKPGRDPREALEAFEFSADVHSMEDLKVGMILPGIVTNITAFGCFVDIGVHQDGLVHVSQMSNKFIKDPNEVVKVHQKVQVKVMEVDIPRKRIGLSMKF, from the coding sequence ATGACTCCAAAACAAATTCAAATTATTGCTCAAACAGTAGGTGTGAGCGAAAAAAGTATCCAAAATACCATTAATTTATTCGAAGAAGGAGCAACAGTACCATTTATTTCTAGATACCGTAAAGAAATGACTGGTAGCATGGACGAAGTACAAATTGCTAATACCAAAGAATTATACAATAAATTTCAAGAAGCGGATAAACGCCGTGAAGCAATCATAAAATCTATTGAAGAACAAGGTAAAATGACACCTGAGTTATTAAATAAACTCAAAAATGCACTTTACCTAAACGAACTAGAAGATTTATATCTCCCTTACAAGCAAAAACGAAAAACGAGAGCGATAATAGCTATTGAAAAGGGCCTTGAACCACTTGCTAAAATAATTTTTGCTCAAAAAGACAGAAATATTGAAGCAATTGCTGAAAAATACCTAAATGAGCAAGTAGAAAATGTGAATGATGCTCTTCAAGGTGCAAGAGATATTATGGCAGAGTGGATTAACGAAGATATTCAAGCCAGAAATGCAGTTCGCAAACTATTCGAACGTGAAGCAATTATTACTTCTAAAGTTAAAAAAGGCAAAAAAGAAGAAGGAATTAAATATCAAGATTATTATGATTTCTCCGAACCGCTTTCAAAAATTCCATCTCACCGCCTATTGGCACTTCGCCGTGGTGAAGAAGAAGGTATTCTCTCGATTGATATTTCAATTGAAGTAGAACGTGGCGTAGATGCCCTCGACCGTATTTATCTACGCGGCTTACCTGAAGCTAAAGAGCAAGTAGAACAAGCTATCAGTGATTCGTATGACCGTTTATTGAAGCCGAGTATCGAAACTGAATTTAGTAATATTTCTAAGCAAAGAGCTGATAGTGAAGCAATAAAGATTTTTGCAACCAATCTTCGTCAGCTGCTTCTAGCTTCTCCGTTGGGGCAGAAAAGAGTATTAGGCATAGACCCCGGATTTAGAACTGGATGTAAAACTGTATGCTTGAATGAACAAGGAGATTTATTGTTCGATACAGTAATTTATCCTATGGATAAGAAAATTGAAGCAGAAGCAGTTGTTAAAAAATTAATACTTGAATATCGAATAGATGCCATTGCCATTGGAAATGGAACTGCGAGCAGAGAAACAGAGGCTTTTATAAAAAACCTTATTAAAGCATCCAACGGTTTATTGAAAGTTGCAGTTCATGTTGTTTCCGAACAAGGGGCTTCTATTTATTCGGCTTCACCCATTGCTCGCGATGAATTTCCGAATAAAGATGTAACCGTTAGAGGAGCCATATCTATTGCAAGAAGATTAATGGACCCGCTTGCAGAATTGGTTAAAATTGACCCAAAATCAATCGGTGTTGGCCAATATCAGCATGATGTAGAACAAAAAATGCTGAAAGAGAGTCTTGATTCAGTAGTAGAAAGTTGTGTAAACTTAGTTGGCGTTGAGTTAAATACCGCCAGTAAACACTTATTGAGTTATGTTTCAGGATTAGGCCCTTCATTGGCACAAAATATCGTAGAATATCGTGCAAAAAATGGTGCTTTCAGTTCAAGAGAAGAACTCAAAAAAGTACCACGCTTAGGTGCAAAAGCATTCGAACAATGTGCAGGATTTCTTAGAATTAGAGGAGCTGAAAACCCATTAGATAATTCAGCTGTGCACCCAGAAACTTATGCAATAGTACAGAAAATGGCCAAAGATTTAGGTGTTAAGGTTTCAGAATTAATTGGTAATGAGCAGCTTAAATCAAAAATTGTATTAAAGAATTATGTCACCGAAACGGTTGGAATTCCTACGCTAAATGATATTTTATCAGAATTACAAAAACCAGGTCGTGACCCTCGTGAAGCCCTTGAAGCATTTGAGTTTTCGGCCGATGTTCACTCAATGGAAGACCTAAAAGTAGGTATGATTCTTCCAGGAATTGTAACCAATATTACGGCTTTTGGATGTTTTGTAGATATTGGTGTTCATCAAGATGGTTTAGTACACGTATCGCAGATGTCTAATAAATTCATTAAAGACCCCAATGAAGTAGTTAAGGTTCATCAAAAAGTACAAGTAAAAGTAATGGAAGTTGATATTCCAAGAAAACGAATTGGTCTTTCAATGAAGTTTTAG
- a CDS encoding aldose epimerase family protein, translating into MKLKALSLLLCSALLFQNCTSKKTETTQDSTTSTIKSIEKVDFGNLPSGEKAELYTLKNANGMVVKITNYGGIITNWLAPDKNGKYVDIALGSDSLKDYLDASPYFGALVGRYGNRIAKGKFTLDGKTYTLAQNNGVNALHGGKKGFDKVLWNATPIDGEEPQLKLTYTSADGEEGYPGKLDVEVIYTLQKDNSLKIDYQAKTDKATVVNLTNHAYFNLTGDFTKEVLDHEVILNADKFLPVDETLIPTGELKAVAGTPFDFTKSFKIGARINDPKDVQIKYGKGYDHCWVFTDTSNKLKNVASVYEPNSGRVLEVFTTEPAIQFYTGNFLDGKAKGKGVSYKFRTGFCLETEHYPDSPNQAKFPTTVLKPNETYQTTTIYKFSTK; encoded by the coding sequence ATGAAATTGAAGGCCCTAAGTTTGCTGCTTTGCAGTGCACTTTTATTTCAAAATTGTACCTCAAAAAAAACAGAAACTACACAAGACTCCACAACTTCAACAATAAAAAGTATTGAAAAAGTTGATTTTGGGAATTTACCTTCTGGTGAAAAAGCAGAGCTTTATACTTTAAAAAACGCGAATGGTATGGTTGTAAAAATAACCAACTATGGTGGAATTATTACAAACTGGCTTGCTCCTGATAAAAATGGCAAATATGTAGATATCGCTCTCGGCTCTGATTCTTTGAAAGATTATTTAGATGCTTCTCCTTACTTTGGTGCATTAGTTGGCCGATATGGTAATCGAATTGCTAAAGGCAAATTTACACTTGATGGCAAAACCTATACACTTGCTCAAAATAATGGTGTAAATGCTCTCCACGGCGGTAAAAAAGGCTTTGATAAAGTATTATGGAACGCTACTCCCATTGACGGCGAAGAACCACAATTGAAATTAACTTATACTTCTGCAGATGGAGAGGAAGGCTATCCTGGTAAATTAGATGTAGAAGTAATTTATACGCTTCAAAAAGATAATTCTCTGAAAATTGATTATCAAGCAAAAACCGATAAAGCTACGGTGGTTAATCTTACTAATCATGCTTATTTTAATTTAACTGGAGATTTCACTAAAGAAGTACTTGACCACGAAGTAATTCTGAATGCTGATAAATTCTTACCAGTTGATGAAACACTTATTCCTACAGGTGAGTTAAAAGCCGTAGCCGGTACACCTTTTGATTTTACCAAATCATTCAAAATTGGGGCAAGAATAAATGACCCTAAAGATGTTCAAATTAAATATGGAAAAGGGTATGACCATTGTTGGGTATTTACGGATACAAGCAATAAATTAAAAAATGTTGCAAGTGTTTATGAACCTAATTCAGGTCGAGTTTTAGAAGTTTTCACTACCGAACCAGCTATTCAATTCTACACTGGGAATTTCTTAGATGGAAAAGCAAAAGGGAAAGGTGTTAGTTATAAATTCCGTACAGGATTTTGTTTAGAAACTGAGCATTACCCAGATTCACCAAATCAAGCGAAGTTTCCAACTACCGTTTTGAAACCAAACGAAACCTATCAAACGACAACCATTTATAAGTTTTCAACTAAATAA
- a CDS encoding 3-hydroxyacyl-CoA dehydrogenase, whose protein sequence is MNIENGTFLVTGGASGLGLATAQMLVDNGANVVLLDVNIDAGLAAERQLGTKAKFIQTDVSNEAQVSEAIEWAVSNHGSISGVANCAGIGPAMRVVGKNGPHALDLFAKVINVNLVGTFNVIRLASASMQNNEPNEFGERGVIINTASVAAYDGQIGQAAYSASKGGIVAMTLPIARELARVGIRVMTIAPGIFETPLLMGMSEEVKNSLGQQVPFPPRLGKPSEYASLAKHIFENVMLNGEIIRLDGAIRMAAK, encoded by the coding sequence ATGAATATTGAAAATGGTACTTTCTTAGTAACTGGTGGTGCATCTGGTCTTGGATTAGCCACTGCTCAAATGCTAGTTGATAATGGAGCAAATGTAGTTTTATTAGATGTAAATATTGATGCTGGACTAGCTGCTGAGAGACAATTAGGTACTAAAGCAAAATTTATTCAAACCGATGTTTCTAATGAAGCACAAGTAAGTGAAGCAATAGAGTGGGCTGTTAGCAATCATGGTAGTATAAGCGGTGTGGCTAATTGTGCTGGAATTGGCCCAGCGATGCGTGTTGTTGGAAAAAATGGTCCACATGCACTTGATTTATTTGCTAAAGTAATCAATGTAAACCTTGTTGGTACATTCAATGTAATTCGATTAGCTTCTGCTTCCATGCAAAATAATGAACCCAATGAATTTGGAGAAAGAGGTGTAATTATCAATACTGCGTCAGTTGCTGCTTATGATGGACAAATTGGGCAAGCTGCATATTCGGCTTCTAAAGGTGGAATCGTTGCAATGACACTACCAATTGCTCGTGAATTAGCAAGAGTTGGCATAAGAGTAATGACCATAGCACCCGGTATTTTTGAAACTCCTTTATTAATGGGAATGTCAGAGGAGGTTAAGAATTCTTTAGGTCAGCAAGTTCCATTTCCTCCAAGATTAGGAAAGCCATCTGAATATGCTTCATTAGCCAAACATATATTTGAAAATGTGATGCTTAATGGAGAAATCATAAGATTAGATGGTGCTATTAGAATGGCAGCTAAGTAA
- the hisD gene encoding histidinol dehydrogenase produces the protein MNIISFPQRSEWKNLLARPVKEMAEIEQKVLPILQKVKHEGDSALKEFALKFDKVELNNFQVSQQEIDAAEGLLSFELKEAIGQAYNNIYTFHQSQKQSPEVIETMAGVKCWRKSVGIQKVGFYIPGGTAPLFSTVLMLGVPAQIAGCEERILCSPSNHPAIYYAAKLVGITKVYRIGGAQAIAAMAYGTESIPQVYKIFGPGNQYVTAAKQLLSKEGVAIDMPAGPSEVAVMADDFAIPSFVASDLLSQAEHGADSQVLLVSTSKKFVSAVNLAVSGQLNRLPRKDLASKAIENSKIILLDNEQDCIDLINEYAPEHLILAVENYNEVGEKIINAGSIFLGNYTPESCGDYASGTNHTLPTNGYARAYSGVSVDSFVKKITFQEISKEGILNIGRTVELMAEAESLEAHKRAVSLRMESLTN, from the coding sequence ATGAATATTATTTCGTTTCCACAACGCTCAGAATGGAAGAACTTGCTTGCAAGACCAGTGAAAGAAATGGCCGAAATTGAGCAAAAGGTACTTCCTATCTTACAAAAAGTAAAGCATGAAGGCGATTCGGCATTAAAAGAGTTTGCTTTAAAATTTGATAAGGTTGAACTAAATAACTTTCAAGTTTCACAACAGGAAATTGATGCTGCTGAGGGGCTTCTTTCTTTCGAACTGAAGGAAGCAATTGGACAAGCATACAACAATATTTATACATTTCATCAATCACAAAAACAGTCACCCGAGGTTATCGAAACAATGGCAGGGGTGAAATGCTGGAGAAAAAGTGTAGGTATTCAAAAAGTTGGATTTTATATTCCAGGTGGAACAGCTCCATTGTTCTCTACCGTTTTAATGTTAGGTGTTCCTGCACAAATTGCTGGTTGTGAAGAAAGAATACTTTGTTCTCCAAGCAATCATCCTGCAATTTATTATGCAGCTAAATTAGTTGGTATAACAAAGGTGTATCGAATTGGTGGGGCACAAGCTATTGCAGCAATGGCTTATGGCACTGAATCTATTCCACAAGTATATAAGATTTTTGGCCCTGGAAACCAATATGTTACTGCTGCTAAACAGCTATTAAGTAAAGAAGGTGTAGCGATAGATATGCCTGCTGGACCTTCAGAAGTAGCAGTGATGGCAGATGATTTTGCAATTCCTTCTTTCGTAGCATCTGATTTACTTTCACAGGCCGAACATGGGGCTGATAGTCAGGTATTATTGGTTTCTACAAGTAAGAAATTTGTTTCAGCAGTAAATCTTGCAGTTTCAGGACAATTAAATAGACTTCCAAGAAAAGATTTAGCTTCTAAAGCTATTGAAAATTCTAAGATTATTTTGTTGGATAACGAGCAAGATTGCATTGATTTAATCAATGAATATGCTCCTGAGCACCTAATTTTAGCCGTAGAAAACTACAATGAGGTAGGAGAAAAAATTATCAATGCAGGTTCTATCTTTTTAGGAAATTACACACCTGAATCATGTGGAGATTATGCATCGGGTACAAATCATACACTACCAACCAACGGTTATGCTCGTGCTTATAGTGGTGTTTCGGTTGATAGTTTTGTAAAGAAAATTACTTTCCAAGAAATCTCTAAAGAAGGTATTCTTAATATCGGCCGAACAGTTGAACTAATGGCCGAAGCAGAATCTTTAGAAGCTCACAAACGAGCGGTGTCTTTGCGTATGGAGAGTTTAACAAATTAA